One Streptomyces sp. NBC_01237 genomic region harbors:
- a CDS encoding SPOR domain-containing protein: MRGSDTMSDSGAVLAWLVIRQDDNGNRYRVGRYATQEEAQKIADGLDTRGHKQLYWVERMDRRARP; encoded by the coding sequence ATGCGGGGGAGCGACACGATGAGCGACAGCGGTGCCGTGCTGGCGTGGCTGGTGATACGGCAGGACGACAACGGCAATCGCTACCGCGTCGGCAGGTACGCCACGCAGGAGGAGGCCCAGAAGATAGCGGACGGCCTCGACACCCGAGGACACAAACAGCTGTACTGGGTGGAGCGCATGGACCGGCGCGCGCGGCCGTAG
- a CDS encoding glucoamylase family protein has product MDRRTFLAATGTGAAALSLGAVAAPATAAPSPARTAGSAAGAGRGAHSPHSVDSGQLLRWFRDTYRSIEAMTTDFGLATDKIDVSGSGAPVQSRQTSPTNIGCGLWSTVAAAGLGVIGEGAMLRKLERTVAAVEKLERHHGFWLNWYDAHDGSVLTQWPGTGDPVRPFLSSVDNAWLVTGLRIAADAAPSLRPRIARILADADWSYYYTPFDPADPVAGPGQLRGGFWTDTEEPTGHHYGALNTEPRMASYLGIADGSLPGDHYWHLLRTMLPEHGQEQYPQGSYVAMDGVRVWQGHYTHRGRKIVPTWGGSMFEALMVPLFVPEPEWSPRSWGRTHQRYVRSQIEHGMREAQYGYWGFSPSNIPEGGYQEYGVDALGMQVDGYASNTDRTYTTDGEPLPPASAFTNGVVTPHASFLALPYAPQEAVANLRALDRDFGAYHDGYGFRDSVNVGTGRVSDFMLALDQGMIAAALAQAIRPGLLQAPFRTGGFRSRVRPLLAKERFSI; this is encoded by the coding sequence ATGGACCGTCGCACGTTTCTCGCCGCCACAGGGACAGGGGCAGCGGCCCTCTCCCTCGGGGCCGTAGCCGCACCCGCCACCGCCGCACCGTCGCCCGCCCGCACCGCCGGGTCCGCGGCCGGAGCGGGCCGCGGCGCCCACTCGCCGCACTCCGTCGACAGCGGGCAGCTGCTGCGCTGGTTCCGCGACACCTACCGTTCCATCGAGGCGATGACGACCGACTTCGGTCTCGCCACCGACAAGATCGACGTCAGCGGCTCCGGCGCGCCCGTGCAGTCCCGCCAGACCTCGCCCACCAACATCGGTTGCGGTCTGTGGTCGACCGTCGCCGCCGCCGGGCTCGGGGTGATCGGCGAGGGCGCGATGCTCCGCAAGCTGGAGCGGACCGTCGCGGCCGTCGAGAAGCTGGAGCGCCACCACGGCTTCTGGCTCAACTGGTACGACGCGCACGACGGTTCGGTGCTGACCCAGTGGCCGGGCACCGGCGACCCCGTCCGCCCGTTCCTCTCCTCGGTCGACAACGCATGGCTGGTCACCGGACTGCGGATCGCCGCCGACGCCGCGCCGTCGCTGCGCCCGCGCATCGCGCGCATCCTCGCGGACGCCGACTGGTCGTACTACTACACGCCCTTCGACCCGGCCGATCCGGTCGCGGGCCCCGGCCAGCTGCGCGGCGGGTTCTGGACCGACACCGAGGAGCCCACGGGCCACCACTACGGGGCGCTCAACACCGAGCCCCGGATGGCCAGTTACCTGGGCATCGCGGACGGCTCGCTGCCCGGTGACCACTACTGGCACCTGCTGCGCACGATGCTTCCCGAGCACGGGCAGGAGCAGTATCCGCAGGGCAGTTACGTCGCCATGGACGGCGTACGCGTCTGGCAGGGGCACTACACCCACCGCGGCCGGAAGATCGTCCCCACCTGGGGCGGCTCGATGTTCGAGGCGCTGATGGTGCCGCTGTTCGTACCGGAGCCGGAGTGGTCGCCGCGGTCCTGGGGCCGCACCCACCAGCGCTACGTCCGGAGCCAGATCGAGCACGGCATGCGGGAGGCGCAGTACGGGTACTGGGGCTTCTCCCCCTCGAACATCCCCGAGGGCGGCTACCAGGAGTACGGCGTCGACGCGCTCGGCATGCAGGTGGACGGCTACGCCTCCAACACCGACCGGACGTACACCACCGACGGCGAACCGCTGCCGCCCGCGTCCGCGTTCACCAATGGCGTGGTCACCCCGCACGCCTCGTTCCTCGCCCTGCCGTACGCCCCCCAGGAGGCGGTCGCCAACCTGCGGGCGCTGGACCGGGACTTCGGCGCGTACCACGACGGCTACGGCTTCCGGGACTCCGTGAACGTCGGCACCGGCCGGGTCAGCGACTTCATGCTCGCCCTCGACCAGGGGATGATCGCGGCGGCGCTGGCCCAGGCGATCCGCCCCGGTCTGCTTCAGGCGCCGTTCCGGACCGGCGGTTTCCGCTCCCGGGTGCGCCCGCTGCTCGCCAAGGAGCGTTTCTCCATCTGA
- a CDS encoding purine-cytosine permease family protein — MTDTATPTTADVPEAGPQDGPGAPARSYARLAADESREDYSLRYAPHSFRRWSPATVAGTALGGIAYLADFAIGASIVFTYGFTSGLASILAAAAIIFLTGIPIARACAKYGLDMDLVTRGAGFGYFGSTLTSLIYASFTFIFFALEGSIMAQAMHQAIGLPVEIGYLLTTLIVIPIVFRGMGALAKVQAWTQPVWIVGMVLPFVVLAFEAPDAWGAFGSFGGTEGAGPGFSWVAFGLGTGVALSLIAQIGEQADYLRFMPARTEANKRRWNLAVLAAGPGWVIIGAAKQLGGALLAFVALEAVGKTHALEPIAPQIEALKPWLGSFALPAAALFVIVSQIKINVTNAYSGSLSWSNFFSRITHKHPGRVWYIFLNLAIALTLMEMNMFAALNKLLGFYSNVGIAWIVAVAADLVINKRIGLSPRYIEFKRAYLYPVNPAGFGAMVIASTVSILAFFGLFGTYAEAFSTFIAAGLSLVLCPLIARATKGKYYLARPNPVNGPDVEVPDITATHTCAVCETAYELPDIADCPVRSGPICSLCCSLDDGCGDVCRKEPAAGPVLMPMPTVRRTAG; from the coding sequence ATGACGGACACCGCCACCCCCACGACGGCCGACGTGCCGGAAGCGGGGCCCCAGGACGGCCCCGGCGCACCCGCGCGCAGTTACGCCAGGCTCGCGGCGGACGAGAGCCGCGAGGACTACTCGCTCCGCTACGCCCCGCACTCCTTCCGGCGCTGGTCGCCCGCCACGGTCGCGGGCACCGCGCTCGGCGGGATCGCGTATCTCGCCGACTTCGCGATCGGCGCCTCGATCGTCTTCACCTACGGATTCACCAGCGGACTCGCGTCGATCCTGGCCGCCGCGGCGATCATCTTCCTCACCGGCATACCGATCGCCCGCGCCTGCGCGAAGTACGGCCTGGACATGGACCTGGTCACCCGTGGCGCCGGCTTCGGCTACTTCGGCTCGACGCTCACCTCGCTGATCTACGCGTCGTTCACCTTCATCTTCTTCGCGCTCGAAGGCTCGATCATGGCCCAGGCCATGCACCAGGCCATCGGGCTCCCCGTGGAGATCGGCTATCTCCTCACCACACTCATCGTCATTCCGATCGTCTTCCGGGGCATGGGCGCACTGGCCAAGGTGCAGGCGTGGACACAGCCGGTCTGGATCGTCGGCATGGTGCTGCCGTTCGTGGTGCTCGCCTTCGAAGCCCCGGACGCCTGGGGCGCCTTCGGCTCCTTCGGCGGCACGGAAGGGGCCGGCCCGGGCTTCTCCTGGGTCGCCTTCGGGCTCGGTACGGGCGTCGCGCTCTCGCTCATCGCCCAGATCGGCGAGCAGGCCGACTATCTGCGCTTCATGCCGGCCAGGACGGAGGCCAACAAGCGGCGGTGGAACCTCGCCGTGCTCGCGGCCGGGCCGGGCTGGGTGATCATCGGCGCCGCCAAGCAGCTCGGCGGGGCCCTGCTCGCCTTCGTCGCGCTGGAGGCGGTCGGCAAGACGCATGCCCTGGAGCCGATCGCCCCGCAGATCGAGGCGCTGAAGCCGTGGCTCGGCTCGTTCGCGCTGCCGGCGGCCGCACTCTTCGTGATCGTGTCCCAGATCAAGATCAATGTGACCAACGCCTACAGCGGCTCGCTGTCCTGGTCGAACTTCTTCTCCCGGATCACGCACAAGCACCCCGGCCGGGTCTGGTACATCTTCCTCAACCTCGCCATCGCGCTCACGCTGATGGAGATGAACATGTTCGCGGCCCTGAACAAGCTGCTGGGCTTCTACTCCAACGTGGGCATCGCCTGGATCGTGGCCGTCGCCGCCGACCTGGTCATCAACAAGCGCATCGGCCTCAGCCCCCGGTACATCGAGTTCAAGCGGGCATATCTGTATCCGGTGAATCCGGCCGGGTTCGGTGCGATGGTGATCGCCTCGACCGTCTCCATCCTGGCGTTCTTCGGGCTGTTCGGCACCTACGCGGAGGCGTTCTCCACCTTCATCGCGGCCGGACTGTCGCTGGTCCTGTGCCCGTTGATCGCCCGGGCGACGAAGGGGAAGTACTACCTGGCCCGCCCCAACCCGGTGAACGGGCCCGACGTCGAGGTCCCCGACATCACCGCCACCCACACCTGCGCGGTCTGCGAGACCGCCTACGAGCTGCCGGACATCGCCGACTGCCCGGTGCGGTCGGGACCGATCTGCTCCCTGTGCTGCTCGCTGGACGACGGATGCGGTGACGTCTGCCGCAAGGAACCGGCGGCCGGTCCGGTCCTGATGCCGATGCCGACCGTGCGCCGAACGGCCGGCTGA
- a CDS encoding ATP-binding protein has product MIGVIDTEGDCAEWAFPAAPGSVRSARHAVRDALRGWGLDEVFGDVTVLLVSELVTNSLRYASGPIGVRLVRPSPDGAYAGALGGIGGTGSAGGSGGSGRSAPADAGGDGSESVTGSPSAHHGLLVEVSDPLPDPPTERSAGPDDEGGRGLQLVACSARRWGTRRGKNGKTVWFELALPG; this is encoded by the coding sequence GTGATCGGCGTGATCGATACCGAAGGCGACTGCGCCGAGTGGGCCTTTCCGGCGGCGCCGGGGTCCGTGCGCAGCGCCCGGCATGCGGTCCGCGACGCGTTGCGTGGCTGGGGGCTCGACGAGGTCTTCGGTGATGTGACCGTGCTGCTCGTCAGCGAGCTGGTGACCAATTCCCTGCGGTACGCCTCCGGTCCCATCGGCGTACGTCTGGTGCGGCCGAGCCCCGACGGGGCGTACGCCGGGGCACTCGGCGGAATCGGCGGTACTGGCAGTGCCGGTGGCTCCGGTGGCTCCGGCCGGAGCGCCCCCGCAGACGCCGGCGGGGACGGTTCCGAGAGCGTCACCGGTTCCCCGTCCGCCCATCACGGACTCCTCGTGGAAGTCTCTGATCCGCTTCCGGATCCACCCACCGAACGCAGCGCGGGACCCGATGACGAAGGGGGCCGAGGACTACAGCTCGTGGCTTGTTCCGCACGTCGCTGGGGGACCCGGCGCGGAAAGAACGGCAAGACGGTGTGGTTCGAGCTGGCTCTCCCTGGTTAG
- a CDS encoding (deoxy)nucleoside triphosphate pyrophosphohydrolase, with product MNDSVVVVAGAVCDQGRLLAARRSAPPELAGRWELPGGKVEPGETGEQALVRELREELGVETEALERIPGAWPLKAGYVLHVWTVRLLSGVPRPLEDHDELRWLAPDEVDQVDWLDQDRPAVAEAVRRIPARR from the coding sequence ATGAACGATTCTGTGGTGGTGGTGGCCGGAGCCGTCTGTGACCAGGGGCGGCTGCTGGCCGCCCGTCGCAGCGCACCGCCCGAGCTGGCCGGCCGCTGGGAACTGCCGGGCGGCAAGGTGGAACCGGGCGAGACCGGCGAGCAGGCGCTCGTACGGGAACTCCGCGAGGAGCTCGGCGTGGAGACGGAGGCGCTGGAGCGCATTCCGGGCGCCTGGCCGCTGAAGGCCGGATACGTCCTCCATGTCTGGACCGTGCGCCTGCTGTCCGGAGTGCCCCGGCCGCTTGAGGATCACGACGAGCTGCGCTGGCTCGCGCCCGACGAGGTGGACCAGGTCGACTGGCTGGACCAGGACCGGCCCGCCGTCGCGGAGGCCGTCCGCCGGATTCCCGCACGCCGGTGA
- a CDS encoding TPM domain-containing protein, translating into MRIRSPIPGRALLSALLALCWLALPAAVTARADGPATLSRDGQITDKVGALGNRRAEVAAALDRLYTDRRVQLFVVYVRDFSGRSAQTWADETANRNGLGQDDVLLSVATHDRQYAYSVDAGSRLTDSQLHDVAATAIEPALRQNDWAGAAIGAADGYSAVLAGQPVPTPALTPGPADPGTGSSNSTSAGDLVLPVALVVGAGAVAVYAYTRRKRRMTGRTTPAAGGWGGGGGAPEPLMALPELDAQAKGALVDTDDAVRTSEEELGFATAQFGEEAAAPFTEAVTRAKAGLTAAFRLRQQLDDAFPEDDATRRRMLDEIISRCADANERLDTVTEDFDRLRALERTAPQALATVETTFRELTGRITAAEETLTGLRGRYADSAVAPVADGIEQAKDRLVFATASLNQARQAVDDGDNSKAAVYVRASEGAVGQAATLADAVDRRAAELGEASDRLPAALTETETDLADAGGLLEGTAEGVSTADLRGRIARAESVLTDVRGEVAAGRHDPVDALRRVEEADTALDEALAGAREQEQGHRRARSLLDQAMLTARSAIAAAADYITTNRGAVGSQARTRLAEAQRRWERAGELAGTDDAQGALAEAQQADALAGQARSLAEQDVRGFGNQQGPGGGMGGGGGGMGGAVLGGIILGGLLGGGGRGGGMGGGFGGGSLGGPGSFGGGGTRGRRGGGGRF; encoded by the coding sequence ATGCGTATCCGGAGTCCGATACCCGGCAGGGCCCTGCTCAGCGCCTTGCTGGCGCTGTGCTGGCTCGCTCTGCCCGCCGCCGTGACCGCACGGGCCGACGGCCCTGCCACGCTGTCCCGCGACGGGCAGATCACCGACAAGGTGGGGGCGCTCGGCAACCGTCGGGCAGAGGTCGCGGCGGCCCTCGACCGGCTCTACACGGACCGCCGCGTCCAGCTCTTCGTGGTGTACGTACGTGATTTCTCCGGCCGGTCCGCGCAGACCTGGGCCGATGAGACCGCGAACCGCAACGGTCTGGGCCAGGACGACGTGCTGCTCTCCGTCGCCACCCACGACCGGCAGTACGCCTACTCCGTCGACGCGGGCTCCCGGCTCACCGACTCCCAGCTCCATGACGTGGCGGCCACCGCGATCGAACCCGCCCTCCGGCAGAACGACTGGGCCGGTGCAGCGATCGGAGCGGCCGACGGCTACTCCGCCGTGCTGGCCGGGCAGCCGGTACCGACCCCCGCCCTCACACCGGGCCCCGCCGACCCCGGAACGGGCTCCTCCAACTCCACGAGCGCCGGGGATCTGGTCCTGCCGGTGGCCCTCGTCGTCGGCGCGGGCGCGGTCGCCGTCTACGCGTACACCCGGCGCAAGCGGCGCATGACGGGCCGCACGACCCCCGCCGCGGGCGGATGGGGCGGCGGGGGCGGTGCGCCGGAGCCGCTGATGGCCCTGCCCGAACTCGACGCGCAGGCGAAGGGAGCGCTGGTGGACACCGATGACGCGGTGCGCACCAGCGAGGAGGAACTCGGTTTCGCCACCGCCCAGTTCGGCGAGGAGGCCGCCGCGCCCTTCACCGAGGCCGTCACCCGGGCGAAGGCCGGGCTGACCGCCGCCTTCCGGCTGCGCCAGCAGCTCGACGACGCCTTCCCCGAGGACGACGCGACGCGCCGCCGGATGCTCGACGAGATCATCAGCCGCTGCGCGGACGCCAATGAACGGCTCGACACGGTGACCGAGGACTTCGACCGGCTGCGCGCCCTGGAACGTACCGCTCCGCAGGCCCTGGCCACCGTCGAGACCACGTTCCGCGAGCTCACCGGGCGGATCACGGCCGCCGAGGAGACCCTGACCGGACTGCGCGGCCGGTACGCGGACTCGGCCGTCGCTCCCGTGGCGGACGGCATCGAACAGGCCAAGGACCGGCTCGTCTTCGCCACGGCGAGCCTCAACCAGGCCCGCCAGGCGGTGGACGACGGCGACAACTCCAAGGCCGCGGTGTACGTCCGGGCCTCCGAGGGGGCGGTCGGGCAGGCGGCCACCCTGGCCGACGCCGTGGACCGGCGGGCCGCGGAGCTCGGCGAGGCGTCGGACAGGCTCCCGGCGGCGCTCACCGAGACGGAGACGGACCTGGCCGACGCGGGCGGTCTGCTGGAGGGCACCGCGGAGGGGGTCTCGACCGCGGATCTGCGCGGCCGGATCGCTCGCGCCGAATCGGTGCTCACCGATGTGCGCGGTGAGGTGGCGGCCGGTCGTCACGACCCCGTCGACGCCCTGCGCAGGGTGGAGGAGGCGGACACCGCGCTGGACGAGGCGCTGGCCGGGGCACGCGAGCAGGAGCAGGGCCACCGGCGGGCGCGGTCGCTCCTCGATCAGGCGATGCTCACCGCCCGTTCCGCGATCGCGGCGGCGGCCGACTACATCACCACGAACCGCGGCGCGGTCGGCAGCCAGGCCCGCACCCGTCTCGCGGAGGCCCAGCGGCGCTGGGAGCGGGCCGGGGAGCTGGCGGGGACGGACGACGCGCAGGGCGCGCTGGCCGAGGCGCAGCAGGCGGACGCGCTGGCCGGGCAGGCGCGGAGCCTGGCCGAACAGGACGTACGCGGCTTCGGGAACCAGCAGGGTCCGGGCGGCGGCATGGGCGGAGGGGGCGGTGGCATGGGCGGGGCGGTACTCGGCGGCATCATCCTCGGCGGACTGCTCGGCGGGGGCGGCCGGGGCGGCGGCATGGGCGGCGGCTTCGGGGGCGGGTCCCTCGGGGGGCCGGGCAGTTTCGGCGGCGGGGGCACCCGTGGCAGGCGGGGCGGCGGAGGCCGCTTCTGA
- a CDS encoding PspA/IM30 family protein encodes MTKQTILGRVTQLAKANINALIDQAEDPQKMLDQLIRDYTNNIAEAEQAVAATIGNLRLMEQDHREDVDAAAEWGGKALAASRKADELRAAGSAAEADTFDNLAKVALGRQLRSEQEARTAEPTIASQTEVVDKLKSGLDQMKGKLTELTSKRDELVARAKSAQAQNQMMDAVKNIDVLDPTSELSRFEDKVRREEARALGKQELAASSLDAQFEQLDSLGESAEVAARLAALKAGS; translated from the coding sequence ATGACCAAGCAGACCATTCTGGGCCGCGTCACCCAGCTGGCGAAGGCCAACATCAACGCCCTGATCGACCAGGCGGAGGACCCGCAGAAGATGCTGGACCAGCTGATCCGGGACTACACGAACAACATCGCGGAGGCCGAGCAGGCGGTGGCCGCCACCATCGGCAACCTCCGGCTGATGGAGCAGGACCACCGGGAGGACGTCGACGCGGCGGCCGAGTGGGGCGGGAAGGCGCTCGCGGCCAGCCGGAAGGCCGACGAGCTGCGCGCGGCGGGCTCGGCGGCCGAGGCGGACACGTTCGACAACCTGGCCAAGGTCGCCCTGGGCCGTCAGCTCCGGTCGGAGCAGGAGGCGAGGACGGCGGAGCCCACCATCGCCTCGCAGACGGAGGTGGTGGACAAGCTCAAGTCGGGCCTGGACCAGATGAAGGGCAAGCTGACGGAGCTGACGTCCAAGCGCGACGAGCTGGTCGCACGCGCCAAGTCCGCCCAGGCGCAGAACCAGATGATGGACGCCGTCAAGAACATCGACGTGCTCGACCCGACGAGCGAACTGAGCCGCTTCGAGGACAAGGTCCGGCGCGAGGAGGCCAGGGCGCTGGGCAAGCAGGAGCTCGCCGCGTCGTCGCTGGACGCCCAGTTCGAGCAGCTGGACAGCCTGGGCGAGAGCGCGGAGGTGGCGGCGCGGCTGGCGGCCCTGAAGGCGGGCTCGTGA
- a CDS encoding SpoIIE family protein phosphatase: MWQSSPPGSIYDYIRVASFSIGPDGLIEQWSRRAAGLFGMASHEAVGRDPVDAFMPAELRPEGHRRVGEILDGKEWTGLVPFRMPGEGGAHGLAEIYVMPSLTAAGERAALCIVVDVRALRHIETDLAASQAIFGQSPFGFVLFGTDFTVVRANQRFATVFGGAADDHRGRTVDDYLARPEAERLSATLKRVLETGESVTDLQLIGTAPGDTGRRHWSMNLYRVHSGSGRPVGIAGLATDVTRRQIAAREAASARRNLALLNEAGARIGTSLDLETTARELLDVAVPGFCDLASVDLYQGLLSGDEAPPGSGGAPHGESGGGSAELRRVAHASAVVDAMPAAVSGITAPGPAGTSPALGSVHRFPYGSPCAVALRTGHVEDVPGDGLGFVQSTLAVPMVAHDTVVGLVQFSRTKGSEPFGERDRALATELAARAAVCIDNARLYRREHERALILQRSLLPPGDPEAAGLDIACRYLPGNTATEVGGDWFDVIELPGHRTALVVGDVMGRGLRAAVAMGELRTAVRTLALLDLEPAEVLSALDEVARGLGTPGGGGFGGGGGAQWPSRVAHKSREADLSEVYLATCVYAVYDPVTRRCTFANAGHLPPLVAEPGQPAQLLDVPPGMPLGVGGEPFEEVEVELKEGALLALYTDGLVESRDHPLEEGLQAFRAALTAPEQPLENVCDHVLSTLDTGHGEDDIALLMARVQGLAVEAVGDWRLPPEPRSVGRARELARSQLLAWDLDDLVDTTELLVSELVTNALRYGEGEIRLRLLRDRTLVCEVWDAGLVQPRRRRARDTDEGGRGLQLVGLLSAAWGSRRTPRGKTVWFELPLPDGAPAGELSVEQLLSMY, translated from the coding sequence GTGTGGCAGAGCAGCCCGCCTGGCTCGATCTACGACTACATCAGGGTCGCCTCTTTCTCGATCGGGCCCGACGGGTTGATCGAGCAGTGGAGCCGGCGGGCCGCCGGTCTGTTCGGCATGGCCTCGCACGAGGCGGTCGGCCGGGACCCGGTCGATGCGTTCATGCCCGCCGAGCTGCGCCCGGAGGGCCATCGGCGGGTCGGTGAAATCCTCGACGGCAAGGAGTGGACGGGACTCGTCCCGTTCCGGATGCCGGGTGAGGGCGGTGCGCACGGGCTGGCGGAGATCTATGTCATGCCGAGTCTGACGGCAGCGGGTGAACGGGCCGCGCTCTGTATCGTCGTGGACGTCCGGGCGCTGCGCCACATCGAGACGGACCTCGCCGCCTCGCAGGCGATATTCGGTCAATCTCCTTTCGGCTTCGTACTGTTCGGCACGGACTTCACGGTCGTCCGGGCCAACCAGCGCTTCGCGACGGTCTTCGGCGGAGCCGCCGACGACCACCGGGGCCGTACGGTCGACGACTATCTCGCCCGGCCCGAGGCCGAGCGTCTCTCCGCCACTCTGAAGCGGGTCCTGGAGACCGGCGAATCCGTGACCGACCTCCAGCTGATCGGCACCGCACCGGGCGACACCGGCCGCCGCCACTGGTCCATGAACCTGTACCGGGTGCACAGCGGGTCGGGCCGGCCCGTCGGTATCGCCGGACTGGCCACCGATGTCACCCGCCGCCAGATCGCCGCCCGCGAAGCGGCCAGCGCCCGACGCAATCTCGCCCTCCTGAACGAGGCGGGCGCCCGTATCGGCACCTCCCTCGACCTGGAGACCACCGCTCGCGAGCTGCTCGACGTCGCCGTCCCCGGCTTCTGCGACCTCGCCTCCGTCGACCTGTACCAGGGACTGCTCTCCGGCGACGAGGCCCCGCCCGGCAGCGGGGGCGCACCGCACGGCGAGTCCGGCGGCGGCTCCGCCGAACTGCGCAGGGTGGCCCATGCCAGCGCCGTCGTCGACGCGATGCCGGCCGCCGTGTCCGGCATCACCGCTCCGGGGCCGGCCGGCACGTCTCCCGCACTCGGCTCGGTGCACCGCTTCCCCTACGGTTCCCCGTGCGCCGTCGCCCTGCGCACCGGCCACGTCGAGGACGTTCCCGGCGACGGCCTCGGCTTCGTGCAGTCCACGCTCGCCGTGCCGATGGTCGCCCACGACACCGTCGTCGGACTCGTCCAGTTCTCCCGTACGAAGGGCAGTGAACCCTTCGGGGAGCGCGACCGGGCGCTGGCCACCGAACTCGCCGCCCGAGCCGCCGTCTGCATCGACAACGCCCGTCTCTACCGCCGTGAACACGAGCGCGCGCTGATACTCCAGCGCAGCCTCCTCCCGCCCGGCGACCCGGAGGCCGCGGGCCTGGACATCGCCTGCCGCTATCTGCCCGGCAACACCGCCACCGAGGTCGGCGGCGACTGGTTCGACGTGATCGAACTGCCCGGACACCGCACGGCCCTGGTCGTCGGTGACGTCATGGGCCGCGGGCTGCGGGCCGCCGTCGCCATGGGTGAACTGCGCACCGCGGTACGGACCCTGGCCCTCCTCGACCTGGAACCCGCCGAGGTGCTCTCCGCCCTCGACGAGGTCGCCCGGGGGCTCGGCACCCCCGGCGGCGGGGGCTTCGGCGGGGGCGGCGGAGCGCAGTGGCCCTCCCGCGTCGCGCACAAGTCCCGCGAGGCGGACCTGTCCGAGGTCTATCTGGCGACCTGTGTCTACGCCGTCTACGACCCGGTCACCCGGCGCTGCACCTTCGCCAACGCCGGTCACCTCCCTCCGCTCGTGGCCGAGCCGGGCCAGCCGGCCCAGCTTCTCGACGTACCGCCGGGGATGCCGCTCGGCGTCGGCGGCGAGCCGTTCGAGGAGGTCGAGGTGGAGCTGAAGGAGGGTGCCCTCCTCGCCCTCTACACGGACGGCCTCGTCGAGTCCCGCGACCATCCGCTCGAAGAGGGGCTCCAGGCGTTCCGCGCGGCCCTGACCGCCCCCGAGCAGCCGCTGGAGAACGTCTGCGACCACGTCCTGAGCACCCTGGACACCGGGCACGGGGAGGACGACATCGCTCTGCTGATGGCACGTGTCCAGGGGCTGGCGGTGGAAGCCGTCGGCGACTGGCGGCTGCCGCCCGAGCCCCGCTCCGTGGGCCGCGCCCGTGAGCTGGCCCGCTCCCAGCTGCTCGCCTGGGACCTGGACGACCTGGTGGACACCACCGAACTCCTCGTCAGCGAGCTGGTCACCAACGCCCTGCGGTACGGCGAGGGCGAGATCCGGCTCCGGCTGCTCCGTGACCGTACGCTCGTGTGCGAGGTCTGGGACGCGGGGCTCGTCCAGCCCCGGCGGCGCCGGGCCCGCGACACCGACGAGGGCGGGCGCGGGCTGCAACTGGTCGGACTGCTGAGCGCCGCCTGGGGGTCCAGGCGGACACCGCGCGGCAAGACCGTCTGGTTCGAACTGCCCCTGCCCGACGGCGCCCCGGCCGGTGAGCTCTCGGTGGAGCAGCTGCTGAGCATGTACTGA